Proteins encoded in a region of the Methanobrevibacter millerae genome:
- the dapB gene encoding 4-hydroxy-tetrahydrodipicolinate reductase codes for MIKVAVTGAAGRMGSGIIRKITEQEDMEVVAAIEIPNSPLAGKDAGVQAGAGELGVEIVGSEKLEETLKATKPDVLVDFTIAPAAVETIKTATACGVNIVVGTTGFTEEQMASNIKNVEDNKVGAVISSNMAIGVNVFFNTLKKLAPLLYDFDIEIIEAHHNQKKDAPSGTAMTAFEVIAESLGRDPEEVGVYGRQGMVGKRTPEEIGIHAIRGGDIVGDHTVLFVGDGERIEVKHQAHTREVFIAGVIRAIRYVPTAEKGVVSSMNDVLGLE; via the coding sequence ATGATTAAAGTTGCAGTGACTGGGGCTGCTGGAAGAATGGGCTCCGGTATTATTAGAAAAATTACAGAACAAGAAGATATGGAAGTTGTTGCAGCTATTGAAATTCCAAATTCTCCATTGGCTGGTAAAGATGCTGGTGTTCAGGCTGGTGCCGGAGAGCTTGGTGTTGAAATTGTTGGTTCAGAAAAATTGGAAGAAACTTTAAAAGCAACAAAACCTGATGTATTGGTCGATTTTACAATTGCCCCTGCTGCTGTTGAAACTATTAAAACAGCTACTGCTTGTGGTGTCAATATTGTTGTTGGAACAACAGGTTTCACTGAAGAACAGATGGCATCAAACATTAAAAATGTTGAAGACAATAAGGTTGGTGCAGTAATTTCATCAAATATGGCTATTGGAGTAAATGTATTTTTCAACACATTAAAGAAACTGGCTCCATTATTATATGATTTTGATATTGAAATTATCGAAGCTCATCACAATCAGAAAAAAGATGCTCCGTCAGGAACTGCAATGACCGCATTTGAAGTAATTGCCGAATCATTAGGACGTGACCCTGAAGAAGTTGGAGTTTACGGAAGACAGGGTATGGTTGGAAAAAGAACTCCTGAAGAGATAGGCATCCATGCAATACGTGGTGGAGACATTGTTGGTGATCATACTGTATTGTTTGTTGGTGATGGTGAAAGAATTGAAGTTAAACATCAAGCACATACAAGAGAAGTATTCATAGCCGGTGTAATTAGAGCTATTAGATATGTGCCTACTGCTGAAAAAGGTGTTGTTAGCAGTATGAATGATGTTCTAGGTTTAGAATAG
- the dapA gene encoding 4-hydroxy-tetrahydrodipicolinate synthase — MNFEGTYVAMVTPFDEKGYIDEEGFRFNINYLIEKGVNGLVGAGTTGESATITHEEHRQIIEILVDEVDGRVETIAGTGSNSTTEAVHLTKYAKDAGADAALVITPYYNKPQQHALVEHYRALGECDIPVIAYNVPSRTGINMDVETIVEIAKIENIDAVKEASGSVDKVSDIYRALTLEGLEDDFNILSGEDSLTLPIMAVGGTGVISASANIDAKRMVLMVDSILNDDYTRACELHYEMLDLIRALFIESNPVPVKTAMGIMGLPSGPLREPLAPMKEENLEVLKKALKDSELI, encoded by the coding sequence ATGAATTTTGAAGGAACTTATGTTGCGATGGTAACTCCTTTTGATGAAAAAGGATATATTGATGAAGAAGGTTTTAGATTCAATATAAATTATTTGATTGAAAAAGGTGTGAATGGATTAGTTGGGGCTGGAACTACTGGAGAATCAGCTACGATTACTCATGAAGAACACAGACAAATTATTGAAATTTTGGTTGATGAAGTGGATGGCAGAGTTGAAACTATTGCAGGTACTGGAAGTAACTCTACAACGGAAGCCGTTCATTTAACAAAATATGCAAAAGATGCCGGTGCTGATGCTGCACTTGTTATAACTCCATATTACAATAAACCTCAACAGCATGCTCTTGTTGAACATTATAGGGCTCTCGGGGAATGTGATATTCCGGTAATTGCTTATAATGTGCCTTCACGTACTGGAATAAATATGGATGTTGAAACTATTGTTGAAATTGCAAAAATTGAAAACATCGATGCAGTTAAAGAGGCAAGCGGAAGTGTTGATAAAGTATCTGATATTTACAGAGCACTTACTCTTGAAGGTCTTGAAGATGATTTCAACATATTGTCTGGTGAAGATTCCTTAACATTACCGATAATGGCTGTTGGAGGAACTGGAGTAATCAGTGCATCTGCTAACATAGATGCAAAAAGAATGGTTTTAATGGTTGATAGCATATTAAATGATGATTATACTCGTGCTTGTGAACTTCATTATGAAATGTTGGATTTAATCAGGGCATTATTCATTGAAAGTAATCCTGTCCCTGTAAAAACTGCAATGGGTATTATGGGTCTTCCTTCAGGACCTTTAAGAGAACCATTAGCTCCAATGAAAGAAGAAAACTTGGAAGTTCTTAAAAAAGCATTAAAAGATTCAGAATTAATTTAA
- a CDS encoding aspartate kinase, with protein MDLIVAKFGGTSVGDGSRIKKAAQSVVNEYMKGKQVVVVVSAVNKTTDDLIGLSNEAIGSNLTDNQKAEIMAMGELTSSRLFSATVESLGVKSQFIDPYNELWPIMTDSNALEAKIDFATTNKMFKGIEELLNQGIIPVICGFLGKGPSGEITTLGRGGSDVSAFLIGHCLDANEVIIVTDVEGVMSTDPNKIEEAELLDEISVEEMWDLATHGAQVLHPHALKYKDPLISAKIINFAYGDLSVKGTRITGPFEGDMTKSVSLYKNPISLIALVGDGMLKKSGLLAKLTACLASNNINIFGISAGQNSMTVFVEKQDSQKAYRLLHTLVIEDDVFSSLSLAEDTSMITIVSPDFAEETPGIISKITEPLRKNHINIIEISSSQTAIVVYVKLEDGKKAFELLKEVLE; from the coding sequence ATGGATTTAATAGTAGCAAAATTTGGTGGAACATCGGTTGGTGATGGTTCCAGAATTAAAAAAGCGGCTCAGTCCGTTGTAAATGAATATATGAAAGGTAAACAGGTGGTTGTTGTAGTTTCTGCTGTCAATAAAACTACAGATGATCTTATTGGTTTGTCAAATGAAGCAATTGGCAGTAACTTAACTGACAATCAAAAGGCAGAAATTATGGCTATGGGAGAATTGACTAGTTCTAGGTTATTCTCTGCTACTGTTGAATCATTAGGTGTAAAATCTCAATTCATTGATCCATATAATGAATTATGGCCTATCATGACTGATTCAAATGCTTTAGAAGCTAAAATTGATTTCGCTACTACTAATAAGATGTTTAAGGGCATTGAAGAACTTTTAAATCAGGGTATTATTCCTGTAATCTGTGGATTTTTAGGAAAAGGTCCGAGCGGAGAAATTACAACACTTGGTCGTGGCGGAAGTGATGTGTCTGCATTTTTAATTGGACATTGTTTAGATGCTAATGAAGTTATAATTGTAACTGATGTTGAAGGAGTAATGTCTACTGACCCTAATAAAATTGAGGAAGCTGAATTATTAGATGAAATATCTGTTGAAGAAATGTGGGATTTAGCCACCCATGGTGCTCAAGTCTTACATCCTCATGCATTAAAATATAAAGATCCATTAATAAGTGCAAAAATCATTAATTTTGCATATGGTGATTTGTCCGTTAAAGGAACACGCATTACTGGTCCTTTTGAAGGAGACATGACAAAATCCGTTTCACTTTATAAAAATCCTATTTCTCTTATAGCATTAGTTGGGGATGGAATGCTTAAAAAATCAGGCCTTTTAGCTAAATTAACTGCATGTCTTGCAAGCAATAATATTAACATATTTGGCATTTCAGCCGGACAAAATTCAATGACTGTATTTGTCGAAAAACAAGATTCACAAAAAGCTTATCGTTTATTGCATACTTTAGTAATTGAAGATGATGTATTCAGTTCACTATCTCTGGCAGAAGATACATCAATGATTACGATAGTAAGTCCGGATTTTGCTGAAGAAACTCCAGGAATCATTTCAAAAATTACAGAACCGTTAAGAAAAAATCATATTAATATAATAGAAATATCTTCATCTCAAACAGCTATTGTTGTTTATGTGAAATTAGAAGATGGTAAAAAAGCATTTGAATTACTTAAAGAGGTTTTAGAATGA
- a CDS encoding 30S ribosomal protein S17e, translating into MGNIRTSFVKRLARELIETHKGVFTTDFEENKKLVSEYSTVSTKHLRNKIAGYVTRLVKLEQAQE; encoded by the coding sequence ATGGGTAATATTAGAACTTCATTTGTTAAACGTTTAGCAAGAGAACTTATAGAAACTCACAAAGGTGTTTTCACTACTGATTTTGAAGAAAACAAAAAATTAGTATCTGAATATTCTACTGTAAGTACTAAACATTTAAGAAATAAAATTGCTGGTTATGTTACTAGACTTGTTAAATTAGAACAAGCTCAAGAATAA
- a CDS encoding chorismate mutase, which translates to MNNKYEIKSFNNEKEAKDLLKESRNRIDEIDNDLFNLICQRTSFAVDIALAKEYLGMPIYDKGREDAIHAKIKRLSDENGIDRDIIDQIVNMLTILSKNEQKEILRRNVDG; encoded by the coding sequence TTGAATAATAAATATGAGATTAAATCTTTTAATAATGAAAAAGAAGCTAAAGATCTTTTAAAAGAATCTAGAAATCGCATTGATGAGATTGATAATGATTTATTTAATTTAATTTGCCAGAGAACTTCATTTGCAGTTGATATTGCTCTTGCAAAAGAGTATTTGGGCATGCCAATTTATGATAAAGGTAGGGAAGATGCAATTCATGCAAAAATTAAGAGGTTGTCTGATGAAAACGGTATTGATAGGGATATAATCGATCAAATCGTTAATATGCTAACTATATTAAGTAAAAATGAGCAGAAAGAAATTTTGAGGAGGAATGTTGATGGGTAA
- a CDS encoding shikimate kinase: MIKKVKCPGSATIINAIATGFGSAFGIGLNIECEAKSIGSGIKCYNDVGASTDLMDLCVKKVFEKYGIDENNFGLELKTKSTLPMASGLSSSSASSNAVVAISSKIISDEFNLNPLSDLEIINLAIDASIEAGVTITGSFDDATASYFGGVVVTDNKNREFIIKEKMDDYKILVYMPNFISKSGDSDVNRMRVLAPLVEIAFDFAKNKDYFKALNLNGLLYASTLGFDSSIAIDALQAGAIASGLSGTGSSFVAVCNENSVDDVNDAWSRLEGRVLQTNVDNDGCVFL; the protein is encoded by the coding sequence ATGATTAAAAAAGTTAAATGTCCAGGATCCGCTACAATCATCAATGCAATAGCAACAGGTTTCGGATCTGCTTTTGGAATTGGTCTTAATATTGAATGCGAAGCTAAATCCATTGGTTCTGGAATAAAATGCTATAATGATGTTGGAGCAAGTACTGATTTAATGGATTTGTGTGTAAAGAAAGTCTTTGAAAAGTATGGTATTGATGAAAATAATTTTGGATTGGAGCTAAAAACAAAATCAACACTCCCTATGGCATCTGGCCTTTCAAGCAGTAGTGCTTCATCTAATGCTGTTGTTGCAATTTCATCTAAAATAATCAGTGATGAATTTAATTTAAATCCATTGTCTGATTTGGAAATTATAAATTTGGCTATTGATGCATCTATTGAAGCGGGTGTTACTATCACAGGTTCATTTGACGATGCGACCGCATCATATTTTGGGGGCGTTGTTGTAACGGATAATAAAAATCGTGAATTCATAATTAAAGAAAAGATGGATGATTATAAGATACTTGTCTATATGCCTAATTTCATTTCAAAATCTGGAGATAGTGATGTTAATCGTATGCGTGTATTGGCTCCTCTTGTTGAAATTGCATTTGATTTTGCAAAAAATAAAGATTATTTCAAAGCTTTAAATTTAAATGGTCTTCTTTATGCTTCTACATTAGGCTTTGATTCTTCCATAGCTATTGATGCTCTTCAAGCAGGAGCAATAGCCTCAGGACTATCAGGAACTGGATCATCATTTGTTGCTGTTTGCAATGAAAACAGTGTTGATGATGTAAATGATGCATGGTCTAGATTAGAAGGCAGGGTTTTACAAACTAATGTTGACAATGACGGTTGTGTCTTTTTATAA
- a CDS encoding glycosyltransferase family 4 protein — MKIAMVGQFPPHFGGVGVHIHTLSKELVKLGHEVYVITYPHADLADIDGIHVIGTKGINIPGIRGLMFKRNAKKALEKLLKEVDIDIVHGHYLFPAGAAAVEVGSKHKIKTYVTAHGSDMFEMYKKQSFMRPSIKNVLKKADVVFAVSNALKQEILATGVDGISNKTRLCWNSVDINKFSKDNKNLLDNHGKPIVLFVGNIIKRKNVNLILEAKKQSKTDYELVIVGDGPLKKDLENKVKTENISDVRFLGSRRDVENIIPGCDVLVLPSFSESFGLVLIEALACEKAVIGSDVGGISEIITDDVGLLIDPNDSSSLSDAIDKIIGDDGFRNKLSSNARKRAIDFSKVEIPYDEMK; from the coding sequence ATGAAAATAGCGATGGTTGGTCAATTTCCACCTCATTTTGGTGGTGTAGGTGTTCATATTCACACATTATCAAAAGAACTTGTAAAACTGGGTCATGAAGTTTATGTAATAACTTATCCTCATGCTGATTTGGCAGACATCGATGGAATTCATGTTATAGGTACTAAAGGTATAAATATTCCAGGAATTAGGGGTTTGATGTTTAAAAGAAATGCTAAAAAAGCTTTAGAGAAATTGCTGAAAGAAGTGGACATTGATATTGTTCATGGCCATTATCTGTTTCCTGCAGGTGCTGCTGCAGTTGAGGTTGGCTCAAAGCATAAAATTAAAACATATGTGACTGCCCATGGATCAGACATGTTTGAAATGTATAAAAAACAATCTTTCATGCGACCATCCATTAAAAATGTTTTAAAAAAGGCAGATGTTGTTTTTGCAGTAAGTAATGCATTAAAACAAGAAATATTGGCCACTGGTGTAGATGGAATATCAAATAAAACAAGGTTGTGCTGGAATTCTGTAGATATAAATAAATTTTCTAAAGACAATAAAAATTTACTTGATAATCACGGTAAGCCAATTGTATTGTTTGTTGGTAATATTATTAAACGTAAAAATGTCAATTTGATTTTAGAAGCTAAAAAACAGTCTAAAACTGATTATGAACTGGTAATTGTTGGGGACGGTCCTCTTAAGAAAGATTTGGAGAATAAAGTGAAAACTGAAAATATTTCTGATGTTCGGTTTTTAGGCTCTAGGAGGGATGTGGAAAATATAATTCCTGGATGCGATGTATTGGTTCTTCCATCATTTTCTGAAAGTTTTGGATTGGTATTGATTGAGGCATTGGCTTGTGAAAAGGCTGTCATTGGAAGTGATGTTGGTGGAATCTCTGAAATAATCACTGATGATGTTGGTTTATTAATTGACCCTAATGATTCTTCAAGTTTATCTGATGCAATCGATAAGATAATTGGGGATGATGGATTTAGGAATAAATTATCTTCTAATGCAAGAAAAAGAGCTATTGATTTTAGTAAAGTTGAAATTCCTTATGATGAGATGAAATAA
- the cbiD gene encoding cobalt-precorrin-5B (C(1))-methyltransferase CbiD has protein sequence MTDENYTGVTTGTVATACSLAAIDAILDSPDIVCVNVETPKKTLDILIDECCRLSDSSAYAVAHKNPYNDPDVTVNLDIVANVELIDFASEKVIITGGEGVGIITKPGLQIPVGDYAINPVPRKMIKKNLEDKVPEDKSAKVTISIPKGREIARKTMNPKLGIIDGISVLGTTGIARSMSSEAYKNSIVTQIDVAIASSLNDLVFVPGNIGEKLALKRLDITKEQIIQTGNYVGFMFEEAKKRGIDKFTFFGHIGKLIKIAGGIFNTKHAIADGRREIMITHAALCGAEKDILEKLYDSATTDDMLDILTEIGLQKDVVNSIAAAIKQRCMLRFELDLDVILVDMEGNYLNDNMEGFL, from the coding sequence ATGACTGATGAAAATTATACTGGTGTTACAACAGGAACTGTTGCAACTGCTTGTTCTCTTGCAGCTATTGATGCTATTTTAGATTCACCAGATATTGTTTGTGTTAATGTTGAGACTCCCAAAAAGACATTGGATATACTAATTGATGAATGCTGCAGGTTGTCAGATTCATCTGCATATGCTGTGGCTCATAAAAATCCTTATAATGATCCTGATGTTACAGTAAATTTGGATATTGTTGCTAATGTTGAATTAATTGATTTTGCTAGTGAAAAAGTTATTATCACTGGTGGTGAAGGAGTTGGCATAATAACAAAACCTGGTCTTCAAATTCCTGTGGGAGATTATGCAATAAATCCCGTTCCACGAAAAATGATTAAAAAGAATTTGGAAGATAAAGTGCCAGAAGATAAATCTGCTAAAGTTACTATTTCTATTCCTAAAGGTCGTGAAATTGCTCGAAAAACCATGAATCCTAAATTAGGTATTATTGATGGTATTTCTGTTTTGGGAACAACGGGTATTGCAAGATCCATGTCCAGTGAAGCATATAAAAATTCTATAGTTACTCAAATTGATGTTGCAATAGCATCGTCTTTGAATGATTTGGTTTTCGTTCCTGGAAATATTGGTGAAAAATTGGCATTGAAACGATTGGATATTACTAAGGAACAAATTATTCAAACTGGTAATTATGTCGGGTTCATGTTTGAGGAGGCTAAAAAGAGAGGGATTGATAAATTCACATTTTTTGGTCATATCGGAAAACTGATAAAAATCGCCGGAGGCATATTCAATACAAAACATGCTATTGCAGATGGTAGACGGGAAATAATGATTACTCATGCTGCATTATGTGGCGCTGAAAAGGATATTCTGGAAAAATTATATGATTCGGCCACTACCGATGATATGTTGGATATATTGACTGAAATAGGTCTTCAAAAAGATGTGGTCAACAGCATTGCAGCTGCCATTAAACAAAGATGCATGTTACGTTTTGAATTGGATTTGGATGTTATTTTAGTAGATATGGAAGGTAATTATTTAAACGATAATATGGAAGGATTTTTATGA